Proteins co-encoded in one Prescottella sp. R16 genomic window:
- a CDS encoding nuclear transport factor 2 family protein, giving the protein MTRTESHAGIDATDFVEIHQLYGRQSHLVDEGHAAEWAATFTAGGEFHSPSYPAPVVGTAALTEFADGFFANASVAGEVHRHVLTNIAVERVGGDENGGGDENGGGDEFEVRAYLQIVATRIGGDSRLVRFTTVTDRVVREGGRWLIAHRAVRRDDQAPQS; this is encoded by the coding sequence ATGACCCGTACCGAGAGCCACGCCGGCATCGATGCAACCGACTTCGTGGAGATCCACCAGCTCTACGGCCGGCAGAGCCACCTCGTCGACGAGGGGCACGCAGCCGAGTGGGCGGCCACTTTCACGGCCGGCGGCGAATTCCACTCGCCCAGCTACCCGGCCCCCGTCGTGGGAACCGCCGCGCTCACCGAGTTCGCCGACGGGTTCTTCGCGAACGCGTCCGTCGCGGGCGAGGTGCACCGGCACGTGCTCACCAATATCGCCGTCGAAAGAGTCGGCGGCGACGAGAACGGCGGTGGCGACGAGAACGGCGGTGGCGACGAGTTCGAGGTCCGCGCCTACCTGCAGATCGTCGCGACCCGGATCGGCGGCGATTCCCGCCTCGTGCGGTTCACCACCGTCACCGACCGAGTGGTGCGAGAGGGCGGCCGGTGGCTCATCGCGCACCGCGCCGTCCGCCGGGACGATCAGGCCCCGCAGTCCTGA
- a CDS encoding IclR family transcriptional regulator — protein MSKTLHNGLEILELLARHKHGLTTTEIAEGISVHRTVADRLVRTLEAHRLSRRTESKRILLGAGLVTLAGAVEQDLRELAGPILEELADTAHATAHLAVREGEDAVRALMVIEPRNSRAHVGFHPGQVDPIDRGSAGLAMLAALPPREGERPEVTRARERGFAVTSGEVTHSVTGISATLPNRRPADLVSIGVSVFDSSEEQKLGEAVMAAARRLGALLLR, from the coding sequence ATGTCGAAGACTTTGCACAACGGACTCGAGATCCTCGAGTTACTGGCCCGACACAAGCACGGGCTGACGACCACCGAGATCGCGGAAGGCATCAGTGTGCACCGGACGGTCGCGGACCGACTGGTACGCACGTTGGAGGCGCACCGGCTGTCCCGACGCACCGAGAGCAAGCGCATCCTGCTCGGGGCGGGACTCGTCACCCTCGCCGGCGCGGTGGAGCAGGATCTGCGCGAACTCGCCGGGCCGATCCTCGAGGAACTCGCGGACACGGCGCACGCGACGGCCCACCTCGCAGTACGGGAGGGCGAGGACGCCGTGCGCGCCCTGATGGTGATCGAGCCCCGGAACTCCCGTGCCCATGTGGGTTTCCATCCCGGTCAGGTCGATCCGATCGACCGCGGGTCGGCGGGGTTGGCGATGCTGGCGGCACTGCCGCCGCGGGAGGGCGAACGCCCCGAGGTCACTCGAGCCCGCGAGCGCGGCTTCGCGGTGACCTCGGGGGAGGTGACTCATTCGGTCACGGGCATCTCGGCCACATTGCCGAACCGCCGGCCCGCCGACCTGGTGAGCATCGGTGTCTCGGTGTTCGACTCGTCCGAGGAGCAGAAGCTGGGCGAGGCGGTCATGGCCGCGGCCCGGCGGTTGGGGGCGCTACTGCTGCGCTGA
- a CDS encoding MerR family transcriptional regulator: MTDPSKLMSIGRFSSLSRISVRMLRHYDASGVLVPAAVDGASGYRWYSPEQLGDARRIRQLRDVGFGVSAIGALLAVFGTPAYDAALRSQRQALVDEAASARHRLTLIEHMLDQAEMENTMSDIDVQLIDIPAQTLVALRGTVPDYAAEGQLWGRFMPELQRQKIAMAGPGGCIEHDDEFRESDVDESVFVEIEDGIEVRAPLLALHFPARRAVRATVTGPFAEVIPQAHERIAAFIGDNGLRIARTDDDVSTHHFNVYLTDPSQVPESEAVTSVTVPVVRLG, encoded by the coding sequence GTGACCGACCCCTCGAAGCTGATGTCCATCGGCCGCTTTTCCTCGTTGAGCAGGATCAGCGTGCGGATGCTGCGGCACTACGACGCAAGCGGTGTGCTGGTTCCCGCCGCGGTCGATGGTGCCAGCGGATATCGCTGGTATTCGCCGGAGCAACTGGGTGATGCCCGCCGCATTCGGCAGCTGCGTGACGTCGGGTTCGGCGTGTCCGCCATCGGAGCCCTGCTCGCCGTGTTCGGCACCCCCGCGTACGACGCTGCGCTGCGATCGCAGCGCCAGGCACTCGTGGACGAGGCCGCCTCGGCCCGGCATCGGCTGACCCTCATCGAGCACATGCTCGACCAAGCCGAAATGGAGAACACCATGTCCGACATCGACGTTCAATTGATCGACATCCCCGCGCAGACGCTGGTGGCGCTGCGCGGGACGGTACCGGACTACGCCGCCGAAGGGCAGCTGTGGGGGCGTTTCATGCCCGAGCTTCAGCGGCAGAAGATCGCGATGGCCGGTCCGGGCGGCTGCATCGAACACGACGACGAATTCCGGGAATCCGACGTCGACGAATCGGTGTTCGTGGAAATCGAGGACGGCATCGAGGTCCGAGCCCCGCTCCTCGCGCTGCACTTCCCGGCTCGCCGCGCGGTGCGCGCAACCGTGACGGGCCCGTTCGCCGAGGTGATCCCGCAGGCACACGAGCGGATCGCGGCCTTCATCGGTGACAACGGTCTACGGATCGCTCGTACCGACGACGATGTCTCGACCCACCACTTCAACGTCTATCTCACCGACCCCAGCCAGGTGCCCGAGTCGGAGGCCGTGACGTCGGTAACCGTCCCGGTCGTCCGACTCGGCTGA
- a CDS encoding FAD-dependent monooxygenase encodes MSTYYQPKKYAASVFESMTPADEVLPVVIVGAGPVGMAVALGLAQRGIPVTILEAADQVSFGSRAICISRHSLEAAARLGFGAELEKIVLPWVGGRSFYRDQQVLHFQMRNADHDVRPPMINVSQSEFEQIMVDTIEKNPLITLHWSASIAGVLRADDEVTLEVDCADGKRHLRARWVVAADGGRSRMRELAGLRMQGNNYDGRYVIADIHWESELPAERMVWFDPPSNPGSTIIMHKQPKNIWRIDYQLDPSEDAEIETQEDRIRARITKHLEWLQNDLPWTLEWHGFYSARALALPDFTHGRLLFAGDAAHLVPIFGVRGLNSGMEDAETLAWQLAAVIHGNASPDLLQAYSVERHDAWQQNVANAGKSTLIMSPGSHGYLTTRDAILALSVTRPEFSHLINPRQSSATNARISPLTWPTPADAEGIAAGDPVEDRRVVTADGTETSLDTLRGNGFAVLGVNVDAAALAAASATLAGALAPESVRAILVGSDTSDASVAVVPDADGGVASALGARDGEVFVIRPDGVLLCRIDGVGRIDDVARHLSLGDAPTGASAVVDSGPAIDPAELRRENVWMGLSDALDQVDENDREGFLARLALVLGSQVGQREFEEAIAAATDPTLTVPADRDADATIGG; translated from the coding sequence GTGTCGACCTACTACCAGCCCAAGAAGTACGCGGCGTCGGTCTTCGAGTCGATGACGCCCGCCGACGAGGTCCTTCCGGTCGTCATCGTCGGCGCCGGCCCCGTCGGCATGGCCGTCGCACTCGGCCTCGCGCAGCGCGGTATCCCCGTCACGATCCTCGAGGCCGCCGACCAGGTGTCGTTCGGCAGCCGCGCGATCTGCATCTCCCGCCACAGCCTCGAGGCCGCCGCGCGCCTCGGCTTCGGTGCCGAGCTCGAGAAGATCGTGCTGCCGTGGGTCGGTGGCCGAAGCTTCTACCGCGACCAGCAGGTGCTGCACTTCCAGATGCGTAACGCCGACCACGACGTGCGCCCGCCCATGATCAACGTCTCCCAGTCGGAGTTCGAGCAGATCATGGTCGACACGATCGAGAAGAACCCGCTCATCACGCTGCACTGGTCCGCGAGCATCGCGGGCGTGCTGCGCGCCGACGACGAGGTCACCCTCGAGGTCGACTGCGCCGACGGCAAGCGCCACCTGCGGGCCCGCTGGGTCGTGGCCGCCGACGGTGGCCGCAGCCGCATGCGCGAGCTCGCCGGACTCCGGATGCAGGGCAACAACTACGACGGCCGCTACGTCATCGCCGACATCCACTGGGAATCCGAGCTGCCGGCCGAGCGCATGGTCTGGTTCGATCCGCCGAGCAACCCCGGCTCGACGATCATCATGCACAAGCAGCCCAAGAACATCTGGCGCATCGACTACCAGCTCGACCCGTCCGAGGACGCCGAGATCGAGACCCAGGAAGACCGCATCCGGGCCCGCATCACCAAGCATCTCGAATGGCTACAGAACGACCTGCCCTGGACGCTCGAGTGGCACGGCTTCTACAGCGCCCGCGCCCTTGCGCTGCCCGACTTCACGCACGGCCGCCTGCTGTTCGCCGGCGACGCGGCCCACCTGGTCCCGATCTTCGGTGTCCGCGGCCTGAACTCGGGCATGGAGGACGCCGAGACCCTGGCGTGGCAGCTGGCCGCCGTCATCCACGGCAACGCGAGTCCCGACCTGCTGCAGGCGTACTCGGTGGAGCGTCACGACGCGTGGCAACAGAACGTCGCCAACGCCGGCAAGAGCACGCTCATCATGTCGCCCGGCAGCCACGGCTACCTGACCACCCGCGACGCGATCCTCGCGCTGTCGGTGACCCGCCCCGAGTTCAGCCACCTCATCAACCCGCGCCAGTCCAGCGCCACCAACGCGCGGATCTCCCCGCTCACGTGGCCCACGCCGGCCGACGCCGAGGGCATCGCCGCGGGCGACCCGGTCGAGGACCGCCGTGTGGTGACCGCCGACGGCACCGAGACGTCGCTCGACACATTGCGCGGCAACGGTTTCGCGGTCCTCGGCGTGAACGTCGATGCCGCCGCCCTCGCCGCCGCGAGCGCGACCCTCGCCGGTGCGCTGGCTCCGGAGTCGGTGCGCGCCATCCTGGTCGGCAGCGACACCTCGGACGCGTCCGTCGCGGTGGTTCCCGACGCCGACGGCGGTGTCGCGTCCGCACTCGGCGCGCGGGACGGCGAGGTGTTCGTGATCCGCCCCGACGGTGTGCTGCTGTGCCGCATCGACGGCGTCGGACGCATCGACGACGTCGCGCGCCACCTCTCGCTGGGCGACGCGCCCACCGGTGCCAGCGCCGTCGTCGACAGCGGACCGGCCATCGACCCGGCCGAGCTGCGCCGCGAGAACGTGTGGATGGGCCTGTCCGACGCCCTCGACCAGGTCGACGAGAACGACCGTGAGGGTTTCCTCGCGCGCCTCGCACTCGTACTCGGATCACAGGTGGGACAGCGCGAGTTCGAGGAGGCCATCGCGGCCGCCACCGACCCGACGCTCACCGTCCCGGCCGACCGGGACGCGGACGCCACCATCGGTGGCTGA
- a CDS encoding MFS transporter — protein MTATMAAAPPQELHRKARRAALGSFAGTAIEWYDFFIYGTAAALVLGHQFFPNSSDLAGTLAAFATLAVGFIARPIGGVVMGHFGDLVGRKSMLVISLLLMGFATVGIGVLPNYDAIGVFAPILLVTLRFVQGLGVGGEWGGAVLVATENAPEGRKGLYGAAPQIGVPAGVLVANLVYLPLTAFMSDEAFKSWGWRIPFLFSAVLVLVAMWIRLGLEESSEFQETKNQQQPEKLPIVEVLTKHWKTVLLAGGTFIATNGIAYAYMVYVLKYGETELGFSKTTMLFLLIGSCPFWMAGMALGAWKSDTLGRRTVYVRSSIALVIAAAVFFPLMDTAVLPVMAAAMIALGFVLGCCAGPQSALFAELFPPAIRYSGASLGYQVGAILGGGLAPIIATALYASFESSLAITGYFVLIALISLASILVLKVPGTTSPRPIEQEAV, from the coding sequence ATGACGGCAACCATGGCTGCGGCTCCGCCGCAGGAGCTGCACCGCAAGGCCCGCAGGGCCGCGCTGGGCAGCTTCGCCGGTACCGCGATCGAGTGGTACGACTTCTTCATCTACGGCACGGCTGCCGCTCTCGTTCTCGGTCACCAGTTCTTCCCGAACTCCTCGGACCTCGCCGGCACCCTGGCGGCGTTCGCGACCCTCGCGGTCGGTTTCATCGCGCGGCCCATCGGCGGCGTCGTCATGGGCCACTTCGGTGACCTCGTCGGCCGCAAGTCGATGCTCGTCATCTCGCTGCTGCTCATGGGCTTCGCGACCGTCGGCATCGGTGTACTCCCCAACTACGACGCGATCGGCGTGTTCGCCCCGATCCTGCTGGTGACGCTGCGCTTCGTCCAGGGCCTCGGCGTGGGCGGCGAATGGGGCGGCGCGGTGCTCGTCGCCACCGAGAACGCCCCCGAGGGCCGCAAGGGCCTCTACGGCGCCGCACCGCAGATCGGTGTCCCGGCGGGTGTCCTCGTCGCGAACCTCGTGTATCTGCCGCTGACCGCGTTCATGAGCGACGAGGCGTTCAAGTCCTGGGGCTGGCGCATCCCGTTCCTGTTCAGTGCCGTCCTCGTCCTGGTCGCGATGTGGATCCGTCTCGGCCTCGAGGAGAGCAGCGAGTTCCAGGAGACCAAGAACCAGCAGCAGCCCGAGAAGCTGCCGATCGTCGAGGTCCTCACCAAGCACTGGAAGACGGTCCTGCTGGCCGGTGGCACGTTCATCGCCACCAACGGCATCGCCTACGCGTACATGGTCTACGTCCTCAAGTACGGCGAGACCGAACTCGGCTTCAGCAAGACCACGATGCTGTTCCTGCTGATCGGGTCGTGCCCGTTCTGGATGGCCGGTATGGCGCTGGGCGCGTGGAAGTCCGACACCCTGGGCCGGCGCACCGTGTACGTGCGCAGCTCGATCGCGCTCGTGATCGCCGCCGCCGTGTTCTTCCCGCTCATGGACACCGCGGTGCTGCCCGTCATGGCTGCCGCGATGATCGCCCTCGGTTTCGTCCTCGGCTGCTGCGCCGGCCCGCAGTCCGCGCTGTTCGCGGAGCTGTTCCCGCCGGCGATCCGCTACTCGGGTGCCTCCCTCGGCTACCAGGTCGGCGCCATCCTCGGTGGCGGTCTCGCCCCGATCATCGCCACCGCGCTGTACGCGAGCTTCGAGTCGTCGCTCGCGATCACCGGCTACTTCGTGCTGATCGCCCTGATCAGCCTCGCCAGCATCCTCGTGCTGAAGGTTCCCGGTACCACGTCTCCCCGTCCGATCGAGCAGGAAGCGGTGTAG
- a CDS encoding LysR substrate-binding domain-containing protein, translating to MVSSARPPAYTMRQLFVFVAVAETGTIRAAAERLHVSQSAVSLAITELERGLKSQLCVRRRAHGVQLTPTGERVLIRARALLEQAGDLASEASGAEGVLTGPLAIGCYSSLGPTLLPRLLYEFNQLHPKVTVDFVEDTQDRLEQRLMSGELDLAIVYDLDLSPELRRARMGTRQPAILLPADHRLADAPVVELAELADEPMVLLDAPPSSFHALQMCSRAGFTPHVRFRPKNFETARALVGRGFGWTLLIQRPHLDVTYEGLGVVVRPEVEPPVPEVDVLLAWSQDALLSRTARAFVDFAVDGDNPGTAAGDATAH from the coding sequence ATGGTCAGCTCGGCAAGACCCCCGGCGTACACGATGCGTCAGCTGTTCGTTTTCGTCGCGGTCGCCGAGACCGGCACCATCCGGGCCGCGGCCGAGCGGTTGCACGTCTCGCAGTCCGCGGTGTCGCTCGCGATCACCGAACTCGAACGCGGACTCAAATCGCAGTTGTGTGTGCGGCGGCGTGCGCACGGCGTCCAGCTGACGCCGACGGGCGAGCGGGTTCTGATCCGCGCGCGGGCGCTGCTCGAGCAGGCCGGCGATCTGGCGTCCGAGGCGTCCGGCGCGGAGGGCGTGCTCACCGGTCCGCTCGCGATCGGCTGTTATTCGTCGCTCGGTCCGACGCTGCTGCCCCGGTTGCTGTACGAGTTCAACCAGCTGCATCCGAAGGTTACGGTCGACTTCGTCGAGGACACCCAGGACCGGCTCGAGCAGCGGCTGATGTCCGGTGAGCTGGATCTCGCGATCGTCTACGACCTCGATCTGTCGCCCGAGCTGCGACGCGCCCGCATGGGTACCCGGCAGCCCGCGATCCTGCTGCCCGCCGACCACCGTCTCGCCGATGCGCCGGTCGTCGAACTCGCCGAACTCGCCGACGAACCGATGGTGCTGCTCGACGCCCCGCCCAGTTCCTTCCATGCCCTGCAGATGTGCAGCCGCGCCGGATTCACGCCGCACGTACGGTTCCGTCCCAAGAACTTCGAGACCGCCCGCGCCCTCGTCGGCCGCGGCTTCGGCTGGACGCTGCTGATCCAGCGGCCGCACCTCGACGTCACGTACGAGGGACTCGGCGTCGTCGTCCGACCGGAGGTGGAGCCGCCGGTGCCGGAGGTCGACGTCCTTCTCGCGTGGTCGCAGGACGCGCTCCTCAGCCGGACCGCGCGCGCGTTCGTCGACTTCGCGGTCGACGGTGACAACCCAGGGACTGCCGCAGGGGATGCCACGGCCCACTGA
- a CDS encoding DUF1254 domain-containing protein, with amino-acid sequence MNDSSNDLAQALEGIGMPDSVRTPIGTFEFFDGVPVPETTKKLYDGLDFLRGIEVFLNAVPGASLVAMRRGFRSIGIDGPGTIAYTDPRANSGSYFLTPNTETTYATMFLDLRDGPVVVEPPVESLCVVDDFWFRYVADMGIAGPDRGKGGKYLFLPPGYDGDEPDGYFVHRTPTFTNWAVFRALGGVDAIRQTRVYRLADAADPPEMSFVDITDKKFNTVHANDFSFFEEIDELVQEEPAESLDPERAGQLAAIGIRHGKPFAPDDRLRGILDTAARTAAGISRALVYFPRDPDAFLHDGSSWKQAFVGGSYEFLHDRARLLDARTQFHYFATVITPAMAHAQVGAGSAYAYTAEDGQGTILDGGRTYRLTLPPNPPAKNFWSVDVYDTQTRSLLQTDNPYPSLMSLGGTVVPEDDGSFVLWFGPTPPAGREANWIRTVPNKSWFPILRLYGPLEPWFDGTWVPSELVAVDPGRG; translated from the coding sequence GTGAACGACTCGAGTAACGACCTCGCGCAGGCCCTCGAGGGGATAGGCATGCCGGACAGTGTCCGGACGCCGATCGGGACCTTCGAGTTCTTCGACGGGGTGCCCGTACCCGAGACGACGAAAAAGTTGTACGACGGACTCGACTTCCTGCGCGGCATCGAGGTGTTCCTCAACGCCGTCCCCGGGGCCTCGCTCGTCGCGATGCGGCGCGGATTCCGCAGCATCGGCATCGACGGACCGGGCACGATCGCGTACACCGATCCGCGTGCCAACTCCGGCAGCTACTTCCTGACCCCGAACACCGAGACCACCTACGCCACCATGTTTCTCGATCTGCGCGACGGCCCGGTAGTGGTCGAACCGCCTGTCGAGTCGCTGTGCGTCGTGGACGACTTCTGGTTCCGGTACGTCGCGGACATGGGCATCGCGGGACCGGACCGGGGCAAGGGCGGTAAGTATCTGTTCCTTCCGCCCGGCTACGACGGCGACGAGCCCGACGGCTACTTCGTCCACCGCACGCCCACCTTCACCAACTGGGCGGTCTTCCGTGCGCTCGGCGGGGTCGACGCGATCCGACAGACCCGCGTCTACCGCCTCGCCGATGCTGCGGACCCACCCGAGATGTCGTTCGTCGACATCACCGACAAGAAGTTCAACACCGTGCACGCGAACGACTTCTCCTTCTTCGAGGAGATCGACGAACTGGTCCAGGAGGAGCCCGCCGAGTCGCTCGATCCCGAACGTGCCGGCCAGCTCGCGGCGATCGGCATCCGCCACGGGAAACCCTTCGCTCCCGACGACCGACTGCGCGGCATCCTCGACACCGCCGCCCGAACCGCTGCCGGGATCAGCCGGGCACTCGTCTACTTCCCGCGAGACCCCGACGCCTTCCTGCACGACGGCTCCTCGTGGAAGCAGGCGTTCGTCGGCGGCAGCTACGAGTTCCTGCACGACCGTGCCCGCCTGCTCGACGCCCGCACCCAGTTCCACTACTTCGCCACCGTGATCACCCCGGCGATGGCGCACGCCCAGGTGGGCGCCGGATCGGCGTACGCCTACACCGCGGAGGACGGCCAGGGGACGATCCTCGACGGCGGCAGGACGTACCGGCTGACGCTGCCACCGAACCCGCCCGCGAAGAACTTCTGGTCGGTCGACGTCTACGACACCCAGACACGATCGCTGCTGCAGACCGACAACCCCTACCCGAGCCTGATGAGCCTGGGCGGCACCGTCGTCCCGGAGGACGACGGATCGTTCGTGCTGTGGTTCGGCCCGACACCGCCGGCCGGGCGGGAGGCGAACTGGATCCGCACCGTCCCGAACAAGAGCTGGTTCCCGATACTTCGGCTGTACGGCCCCCTCGAACCGTGGTTCGACGGGACGTGGGTGCCGAGCGAACTCGTCGCGGTCGATCCGGGCCGGGGCTGA
- a CDS encoding acyl-CoA dehydrogenase family protein translates to MVTPTPVTEEQARAVAEEAREGGWDKPSFAKELFLGRFPLELVHPFPVPDADEAARTDAFVAELDRFCRGLDGAVIERDARIPDEYVTGLAELGCFGLKVPTEYGGLGLSQVAYNRALMVVSSVHPSLGALLSAHQSIGVPEPLKLAGTEEQKRKFLPRCAKGAISAFLLTEPDVGSDPARLASTATPTEDGSAYLLDGVKLWTTNGVVAELLVVMARVPDVRRGGGISAFVVEADSPGITVERRNAFMGLRGIENGVTRLHRVRVPAENLIGREGDGLKIALTTLNAGRLAIPAMCAAAGKWSLKIAREWSAERVQWGRPVGEHGAVEAKIAFVAATTFALEAVVELAGRMADEGRNDIRIEAALAKLWSSEMGCLIADELVQIRGGRGYETADSLAARGERAVPVEQLVRDLRINRIFEGSSEIMRLLIAREAVDAHLTAAGDLADPKADLQHKARAAVGASGFYAKWLPHLVSGKGQLPASYGEFGSLAPHFRFIERNARKLARSTFYGMARWQAGLEKHQAFLGRIVDIGAELFAMSAACVRADMEANSDDHERGASAVELADAFCLQSRMRIDRSFAALWDNTDDVDHRIARSALAGEYAWLEAGVFDRSEGTGPWIASWAPGPSAEENMARRFPTTTAEGATP, encoded by the coding sequence ATGGTTACGCCGACACCGGTGACGGAAGAACAGGCCCGCGCGGTCGCCGAGGAGGCGCGGGAAGGCGGATGGGACAAGCCCTCGTTCGCGAAGGAGTTGTTCCTCGGCAGATTCCCGCTCGAGCTGGTGCACCCGTTCCCGGTGCCGGATGCCGACGAGGCGGCGCGGACGGATGCGTTCGTGGCCGAGCTCGACCGGTTCTGCCGGGGACTGGACGGCGCGGTGATCGAGCGGGACGCCCGGATCCCCGACGAGTACGTGACGGGCCTGGCGGAGTTGGGCTGTTTCGGGTTGAAGGTGCCCACCGAGTACGGCGGGCTGGGCCTGTCGCAGGTGGCGTACAACCGGGCGCTCATGGTGGTGTCGTCGGTGCATCCGAGCCTGGGCGCGCTGTTGTCGGCGCACCAGTCGATCGGGGTGCCGGAGCCGTTGAAGCTGGCGGGCACCGAGGAGCAGAAGCGAAAGTTCCTGCCGCGCTGCGCGAAAGGGGCGATCTCGGCGTTTCTGTTGACGGAGCCGGACGTCGGCTCCGATCCGGCGCGGCTGGCGTCGACGGCCACACCCACCGAGGACGGGTCGGCGTATCTGCTCGACGGCGTCAAGTTGTGGACCACCAACGGGGTGGTCGCCGAACTGCTGGTGGTGATGGCGCGGGTGCCGGACGTCCGCCGCGGTGGGGGCATCAGCGCGTTCGTCGTCGAGGCGGATTCGCCGGGCATCACCGTCGAGCGCCGCAACGCGTTCATGGGGTTGCGGGGCATCGAGAACGGGGTCACCCGCCTGCATCGGGTGCGGGTGCCGGCCGAGAACCTGATCGGGCGTGAGGGCGACGGCCTGAAGATCGCGCTGACCACGCTGAATGCAGGACGGTTGGCGATTCCCGCAATGTGCGCGGCGGCCGGCAAGTGGTCGCTGAAGATCGCGCGGGAGTGGTCGGCCGAGCGGGTGCAGTGGGGACGCCCGGTCGGCGAGCACGGTGCGGTGGAAGCGAAGATCGCGTTCGTCGCGGCCACCACGTTCGCGCTCGAGGCGGTGGTGGAGCTGGCGGGCCGGATGGCCGACGAGGGCCGGAACGACATCCGGATCGAGGCGGCGCTCGCGAAGCTGTGGTCGAGCGAGATGGGGTGCCTGATCGCCGACGAACTCGTCCAGATCCGGGGTGGCCGAGGCTACGAGACCGCGGATTCGCTCGCGGCCCGTGGGGAGCGGGCGGTGCCGGTCGAACAGTTGGTCCGGGATCTGCGGATCAACCGGATCTTCGAGGGATCGAGCGAGATCATGCGGCTGCTCATCGCTCGCGAGGCCGTCGACGCGCACCTGACGGCGGCCGGCGATCTGGCCGACCCGAAGGCCGACCTGCAGCACAAGGCGAGGGCCGCGGTCGGGGCGAGCGGTTTCTACGCCAAGTGGCTGCCGCACCTGGTGTCCGGGAAGGGGCAGCTACCGGCGTCGTACGGCGAATTCGGCAGCTTGGCACCACATTTCCGGTTCATCGAACGCAATGCCCGCAAGCTGGCCCGGTCCACGTTCTACGGTATGGCCCGCTGGCAGGCGGGACTGGAGAAGCATCAGGCGTTCCTCGGGCGCATCGTCGACATCGGGGCGGAACTGTTCGCGATGTCGGCGGCGTGCGTGCGGGCCGATATGGAGGCGAACTCCGACGACCACGAGCGGGGCGCGTCGGCGGTCGAACTCGCCGACGCCTTCTGCCTGCAGTCCCGGATGCGGATCGACCGTTCGTTCGCCGCTCTGTGGGACAACACCGACGACGTCGATCACCGGATCGCACGCAGCGCCCTGGCCGGCGAGTACGCATGGCTCGAGGCCGGAGTGTTCGACCGCAGCGAGGGCACGGGCCCGTGGATCGCGTCGTGGGCACCCGGTCCGTCGGCGGAGGAGAACATGGCCCGCCGCTTCCCGACCACCACCGCCGAGGGAGCCACCCCCTAG
- a CDS encoding alpha/beta fold hydrolase — METIDVNGVTLGVEHFGDATAPLILLVGGTTMLSWPDALCAALARGGHHVVRYDLRDCGASTTVDPESPAYTLRDLASDAAALAHELDSRPAHLAGIGVGGMVAQVAALDHADAFGALTLVGTRPVAPGPVDDDLPDHDEATMGRLFSRPEPDWSDRAGVAEFAAAGAEILGDDPAAARVTAERIWGRTRSTQPAIQMANQLGMVFSKLDCEPRWRERLPELTLPTLVVHGRHDQFFPVGNGEACAREIPGARLLVMEDAATAIPDAATDAVTTAMLSLGR, encoded by the coding sequence ATGGAAACGATCGACGTCAACGGCGTCACGCTCGGGGTGGAGCACTTCGGGGACGCGACAGCGCCGCTGATTCTACTCGTGGGCGGAACCACCATGCTCTCGTGGCCCGACGCCCTGTGCGCCGCTCTCGCCCGCGGTGGGCACCACGTCGTGCGGTACGACCTGCGCGATTGCGGGGCGTCGACAACCGTCGATCCCGAGTCGCCAGCCTACACGTTGCGCGATCTGGCGTCGGACGCCGCGGCGCTCGCCCACGAGCTCGACTCGAGGCCGGCGCACCTGGCGGGCATCGGTGTCGGCGGAATGGTCGCCCAGGTCGCCGCGCTCGATCATGCGGACGCGTTCGGCGCGCTCACGCTCGTCGGAACGCGGCCTGTCGCTCCAGGACCGGTCGACGACGATCTGCCCGACCATGACGAGGCAACGATGGGCCGGCTGTTCTCACGTCCGGAGCCGGACTGGTCCGATCGTGCCGGCGTGGCGGAGTTCGCCGCCGCCGGCGCCGAGATCCTCGGTGACGATCCCGCCGCCGCGCGCGTGACCGCCGAACGCATCTGGGGCCGCACGCGGAGCACCCAGCCCGCGATCCAGATGGCGAACCAGCTGGGAATGGTGTTCTCCAAGCTCGACTGCGAGCCACGCTGGCGCGAACGTCTGCCCGAGCTCACGCTCCCGACACTGGTGGTGCACGGCAGGCACGACCAGTTCTTTCCCGTCGGCAACGGCGAAGCGTGCGCGCGGGAGATCCCCGGAGCGCGGCTGCTCGTGATGGAAGATGCAGCGACCGCGATTCCCGATGCGGCCACCGATGCGGTGACGACGGCGATGCTCTCGCTGGGGCGGTGA